The nucleotide sequence TCCTGAGCAGTCTTGTACATGTCTTTCAGTGCATGTATGTACTCACCTTTGTGGAGTATATACCAGGTACGGTTTTAGTAAATACTGCCAAACAGTTCTCCAAATGGGTATACCAACTTACATTCCAGCCTTTGAAGTATGAGAATACCACTTGTTTCATGCTGTTGCCATCAGTAGCTGTGgttaatgttattttgttttaattttagctgttctaGTGGGTGTATAATAGTGTTGATACCatggttttaatgtgcatttctctgatgacttttcacatgcttattggccatttggatatcctcttttgtgaTTTACCTGTTCATATATTTCGgccatttttctgttgggttgtcTCCCATTGATTTGtaggaattccttatatattttggatatgagtTCTTTGACAGTTACATGTAACCACAAATATCTTCTGGGCAATGGCTTGCCTTTCCACTCTCTTAATGCTGTTCTTTAGGTGGACATAGGTTTTAAACCTTCATGAAGTCCAAtgtatcattttctcttttatgattACTGCTTTCTATGTCTTATTTAAAACACCTTGCCTTCCCTCAGGTCATGAAAATAATCTCTTAAGTTACCTTCTTAGAAGGTTGATTGttttttacctttcacatttaggtctacaATCTGTCTGGAGCTGATTTTTGTGTGAGATATTAGGTAGAATCAAAGATTGATTCCCCTTGTGTGGATATTCACTTGATCTAAGCACCACTTGTAAAACAAGgctgtcctttccccaccccactgcAGTGCTGTCTTTATTATTACATGATGATGTAGCTTTAAACTGAGTCTTGGTATCTGGTGGTtgaagtcttccaactttgttcctcttgggaaactttttttaattgcctgataatcttaggggcgcctgggtggctcagtcggttaagcggccgacttcggctcaggtcatgatcttgcggtctgtgagttcaagccccatgtcgggctctgtgctgaccgctcagagcctggagcctatttcagattctgtgtctccctctctctgaccctcccccgttcgtgctctgtctctgtcttataaataaataaatgttaaaaaaaaatttttttaatcttaggtGATAGTTAGCCCTATTCATCCTTTGAGTCCTCTGCCTTCCCAGGCCCACCTTTCCACTTGACCCCACAGCTTTCCACTTAGAGACTCCCCATCTCTTCTTTTCCATGACCATTTCAGATATGAGGCTAGAACTCCTTGAGCAGGTGCAGCTTCTTTTCTTGTGAGAGATTAATATTGAATCACTCTCACCTATTGTACGCCTTGCTACCCTGGCTGCTCATCTGGCTCAGGACTCAGTATTCCACTGCTGATTGCTACTACTGGATTGTTCCCCTGACTCCTCTCATTGGACCTTTTATATTAGAATTCCCAAAGCTAAGATCCTTTGATTTTCGTGGTGTGTAGCCCTGAAGGTCTTTTTTTGGCTCGCATTTATGTTTACTATTTTTCACTTATGTTGTCTCCTAGTCTCTGTATAAGGATGTGATTTCCCATAGATCTCTACAAAGTGCAGAGGTCTGCCCGAATTCTCTGCCTCATGCTCTAACTTTAGGATCCCCCATTTACCCAGACGTGAAAGCTCCATGTCTACTTTTTGTGTATACTATGGCTTGAATCTTTCCTCGATACCCCCATTACTTGTTTATTTCACTGTAAGAGGTCTTGAAATAAGCAGGCATAAAAATGGGGAGTTGAACACATCcttctacacatacacacacgtgtgaaTATGCTTGTTTGGATTATAAAGAAATTAGACAAGTGTTTTGAAATCCTTGTGGTGTGGAGTAAGGAGTAAGTTGTCTATTAAGCaggatgaagaaacatttattaaggttgctgtgtgccaggcacggtaTTAAAGTAGctcatctaggggcacctgggtggctcagttggctaagcgtccgacttcggctcaggtcacgatctcgcggtccgtgagttcgagccccgcgtcgggctctgtgctgacagcctggagcccgtttcggattctgtgtctccctgtctctgaccctcccccgctcatgctctgtctctctctgtctcaaaaataaacattaaaaaaaaaaattaaaaaaataaagtagctcatctatctctttttctttttcctgttaggAATAGCTAAAATCCGTATTTTCTGTGTAAAagaaaagggggggcacctgggtggctcaggcggttaagtgtccgactcttgatttcatctcaggtcatgttcccatggttgtgggatagagtccctgcatcagactctgtgctgatagcatggagcctgcttgagattctctctgtccctccttctgcttgcatgtgtgtgtgcacgtgctctctctctcaaaatagacacaCTTTTTAATTAAGTCAAACTTCATATGCTAATTCATCATACAAATAATACTTCAATTAACAACAAATAATACTTCAACTAACAAATTTTACTGAGTTGGCCTGGACATGGAagaatttttttggaaaatttcacTCCTCCTCCACACTGGCTGGTTGGCGTTCTTGATTGAAACTTGAGAGTGGcattcttttagatttttgaaGGATGAGGTGGGCCAGAACCAAGACCTACTGAAGGGGAATATGCAGCCCAAGTTCTTCCCATCAGTAGGTGACACGGTTTTGAGAAATATGGAAATATTCATAGTGTGGGAGACTGACAGCCTGTTGCATGTAGGAGAGAGTACTTTTATGACaggaagaaaaactattttctaTGTTGGTTTGTTTGGTTACAAACTCTTATTCAGATCTTGGTATTTATTTCCTTAACACCTGAGTTTGAAATGGGCCTAAACCaatcaaatgtttcatttttcaaacaaTGAAAAGTTTTAGGAAGAGCAGTAGGTTAACTGTGAACAGATTCTACTAATAAGAAACATCACaggtggttctttaaaaaaaaaaaaaaatactgtgggaAGGTGAAGTGGTACAGCACTCTGAAAAAGAGTTTGGCAGccttttttaaaactaaacatgcacTTACCGTAAAACCTAGTAATCacactcttgggcatttatcccagaaaatAAGAACTTCTATTCACAACAAAACCTGTACATAAAAGTTGTTAACATCTTTATTATGTATACTACTTAAAGATGCTGTTATATATATTACTAACGTATTATGTGTACTGTTTAcaataaaatataggaaataaCTCATCGCATTCAGTTGTTGAGTTGTTGAACAAAGTGGTATATCTGTACCATAGAATACTACCTAGCAAAAACTGACCTATTGATACACGCAGTAACCAGGACAGAGCTTAAGGGCATTATACTTAGTGGAAAAAGTCAACTTCAAAAGGTTATGTagtgtataatttcatttacGTAAcacttttgaaatgacaaaaccatggagacagcagatcagtggttgccagggatgggggtgggggggagagggagtagttctgtatcttgatagTTGTGATAGTTACACAGATCTATACATGGGATAAAATTGAACAGAATTACACACGAACACAAGTGGATGCaagtttttggtttctttaatgGTCAAGACTGAATAACGTCCGTAGTCTAATTAATAGTAATGGACCAACAGGGtcagttttcagttttctcctATACTGGAGCTATGTAAGATTCACCATTGGGGGGGCTAGGTGAAGAGTGTGCAAGTGTCTACTGTGTTTGCAACTTTGTTAgtctatttcaaaattaaaaattaaagtaagatGTACAGctgtgttcatagcagcattattcagtGGCCagaaggtggaagcaacccaaccAACAGATGATAGTAGATGCATACagtggaataatattcagcctttaaaaggatgAACTTCTGACACTGGCCCTACAACAGGTACCTTGAGGACTtgatgctaagtgcaataagccagtcacaaaaggacaaatagtgTGCAATTTCACTTACATGAGATACCTAGACTGACCAAATTCGTGGAGACAAAATAGAATGGTGGTcgcaggagctgggaggagggagaatgggaagctattgtttaatgagtacaggaaacattttaatattttggaagaTAGAGTTGTAAAGAtgagtggtggtgatggttgcacaacaatgtgaatgtacttaatgtcactgaaatatacacttaaaaattgttaaaatagtccatttaaaaaatttaatagtaaattttatgtattgtcacaattttttaaatgctatgtaAGCAACACGTTTATTATACAGTGTACATATTTAAATGCAAACATAAATCttgaattcttttaacttttttcattttcatcttgaGGTGATTGGTGATCACAATCATATAAAAAGTTGGAAGTGCAGTACAAATAAGTCTTTATCTGGAATAATTTGGGACTGTTGCCAACCTGATGTACCATCTCTCCCAAGTATTTTAGTGTGCGTTTCCTACAACcaaggacattctcttacataaGCACAATACCACtctcaaaaccaagaaataagcATCAATACATTTCTGCTATCTAGTCCTTGGACACTATTCAAGTTTCACAGTGGTCCCAATAATGACCTGTATAGAAAGGGAAGCTAGTTAAAAATCAAGTGTTAAATTTACTTGTCTCTTTAGTTGTCTTCAACCTGGAACAGTTCTTAAGTTTTTCCTTAAGTTTCATGATAGTGATACTTTTGAAGATTACAGACCAGCTGTTTTGCAGCCTGTCTCTCAGTTTGAATTTGTCTGACGTTATCTCATGAATCGGTTCAGGTTGTATATTCTGGGCAGGAATATTCCAGAAGTGATCCTGTGTTCTTATTGTGTCTTGTCAGGTGATGTGGGATTTTGATATTCCCGTTGCTAATGATGTTCACTTTGATCATTTGATGAAGTGTCAGCTCCGCTGTAAAGTTACACTGCTTTCTCTTATAATTGAGTATGTTGTGGGGAGCTATTTTGAAACTGCAGTATCTTAACATGTTTATATTTGAGGACTGATAGTTGGTTATTCAGTGGATTATAATCTGTTACTGTCGTTATTTTGATGCTTATCACTGATTTTACCAGTAAGAATCACTTCAGGCTGCcttttgtgtccttttgacatgctGCCACTATtgtgaatgcttttatttttatttttatttttaattttttttttcttaacatttatttatttttgagacagagacagagcatgaacgggggagggtcagagagagagggagacacagaatctgaaacaggctccaggctctgagcggtcagcacagagcccgacgcagggcttgaactcacggaccgcgagatcatgacctgagccgaagtcggccgcttaaccgactgagccacccaggcgccccaagtgaatgcttttaaattaaaaaaaaaaaaaaaggaatcatgaTACGAATGGCTACATAGTATGTTATTGGAAGGACAAAGCATAATTTGCTTAAATAATCCCTTTTggagcattttgttttatttttaaggaaaagaaagtttgTGTGGTATAGTCATATTGCCTTCTATAAGCCTTCTAACAATTTACACACCCACCTGCAGTATGTGTGTGCAAATGTCCTTTTCTCCACACACTCATTAACAATCAGAGTATTTTTGAATAATAGGAACTTCATAATCACAGAGAAACTGTTAGAGGTCAAATAACCCTGTATACTTAAGCATTGAAATGGGTTATCGGGATTCTagacaaaggagaaaattaaGGGCTTATATGtatcttttactgttttttttccttttctcatttaaagagCAAAAAAGAAGGTATCTCAGGAAGTAAAGCcatcatttccttctttatgaTGCTGATTTTGTGAGGAAGACAGTTTAAAATAGATCTGTTACAATGGAGTCTTTTACTTTTATGATTTGCTCACTTTCTTTCAAATAACTCTCAGTGACCATTGACCTCAAAGatcattttcaaaattctgaaacCATTCTCTGCTAACCAGCTGTATGACCTTTGAGAAAGTTGCTCATCAGtaggcctcattttcctcatatCTAATTAAATTAAGTGGTTTGTATGGTACCTTCTCCCTAAAGTTGGAAGATTTtatgaaactttattttgagaattaGAAGGAAGTGGTTGTTCTGTTTTTTGAGCTTACGAAGTTTTATGGTATTCACGTATCTAACTTGGCAACCGTGAGTGGCAGAAAATACCAATTCATTGGGCTTCAGTTTAGTTCACTGGAAGTATCAATTTATAGGCTCGTTTTGTTCTAGgacttttgttgttaattttccctttgcttttaatGTAAATCTGTCTTATGGCATTTTTGACGATTTAGCATAGAGGAACAGGGTAACTCAGACATAGATTCCATTTAAGAGTTAAATATatagagaggggcacctggctggttcagtccaaaaagcatgtgactcttgatctcgaatccatgagtttgagccccatgttgggtgtagagattaaataaataaatatttaaaagagaagtTAGGTGAAGAAGATATAAACTAATAGATATGGGaaagattattcaataaatgggaTTAGGATAATTGCTTGgctatttagaaaacaaaaattagaccTTTGCTTTAGATCATATACCAAAATTCTAGATGtattaaaaactaaatgcaaagaaaactgtgtaaaattagaaaaaaaaatattaaatctcaAGCTTATATGAAaccaaattaatgaaaattactAATGAACAGTTGATTTGGTcccataaaaattaactttggaaaacagttttacaGTTTCTTGTAAACTTAATGTGACCAAGCATTTGCACTCCTGGGAATTcatattagagaaataaaaacttgtcAGACAACAgtctgtacacaaatattcatagcagctttatttgtaattgtaaaatacaagaaacaaccaACGGGTCCTAAATTGAATGAACTGGCAAATAATCTGTGGTGCAGCTATATAACGGAATacaacttggcaataaaaaagaatgaattcttgacatgcaacaacatggatggatttcaaGGGCATTAAGctgagtggggggaaaaaaacacctcCAAAGAATTACATATtgtgtaattccatttacataataaGTACTTATGAAGTAGCAAAATTATGgggaacagatcagtggttgacaGGAGTTAGGGTTTAGGGGAGGGTGTATTGAGAGGTAACACGAatgaggtttttggttttgttttttttttttaagtttattttgagaattagagcatggaggaggggcagagagattgggggcgggggggggggggaatccccagcaggctctgcactgtcagctctgagccccatatggggcttaaacccacaaacctcgagataggacctgagctaaaatcaagagtcagatggttagctgactgagccacccaggcacctcaagggAGTTTCTTTATATTGATGAATATTACAGAACTATTTTTGCAACAGTTCTTATCCTAATTGTAGTGTTGGTTACTTGAATCTAATCTGCATATGTGATAAAATTTCatagaattacacacacacagaaaaatggtCAAATCTAAAGTGTGTAACTGAGTTAATAGTGTACTGATGTCAGTTTTCTGGTTTGAACAGGTACTACAGTTATTTACCACATTATCAGTGTGGGAAACTGGTTGGAGTATACATGAGAGCTCTGTACTGTTTTTGCAACTTAAATGACTTCAGTAGtgaaaagttataaaacaaaatgaaaatgcagtacatccagacaatggaatattattcagtgctgaaaagaaatgagccatcaacCATGAAAAGACCTGGAGGAAGCTTAGATGCAtgttattaaatgaaagaagctaatcatacagtatgtacagGCTACATATTGTGTGACATGTATGTCtacgtactgtatgattccaactctgtGACATcccaaaaaaggcaaaactgtggagacagtaaaaagatcagtggttgccaggcacaggggagagagggatgTATAATGGAACTGAGGGTTTTTGGAGCATTGAAATTACTCTGTGATACTGTAATTAATGCATTTGTCCTAAcacatagaatgtacaacacagagCAAACCCTAATATAAATTTGGACTTTGGGTAATAACGATgtatgtcaatgtaggttcatcagttgtaacaaatatactaCTCTGCTGGAGGATGTCTGTAATAAATGAGGCTGTggatgaatgggggtggggaagatctAGGAATTCACTTACCATCTCaatgaacctaaaattgctctaaaaataaagtctgttaaaATTTAACTTGGGTAAGAAATAAACGTTGAACTGAATAgcaattattaaagaaaatgttcatgtcttatttataaagaactcacaaaTCCATAAGGGCAGGCCCTGAATCTCCAGTGGACTAGAAAGCAAAGCAAGCTTAAGAGAATAAGCAAGTGCTCCGAGAGAATTTTGTAGATATACTTTTGTGTTTATTCAAAATTTCCTGGAATCCCCAAATTCAGTAATGTAACACCAATGTTCTTAGAAACCTacactagaaaagagaaaaattttttgcCGTTATAGCTGTGTAAAGTCATCTTacctaagagaaaaagaatttaaaaggtcCAAAACAAAGCACTGTAAATTTTCACTGGTTTGAAATAGCTTTGAGAGAGTTTTGAAAGACGTTGTATACGTAATCTGTcccctccaagaaaaaaaaaaaaaacccctgttgttttgttttttcaggtgCAAATTAATTATTTGAAAGCAATTGAACAATGGAGCCAGACATCATTCGAATGTACTCTTCATCCCCACCACCACTAGACAATGGAGccgaggatgatgatgatgatgaatttGGGGAATTTGGTGGGTTTTCAGAAGTTAGCCCTTCTGGTGTAGGATTTGTTGACTTTGATACACCAGATTATACTCGTCCCAAGGAAGAGTTTGTACCTTCAAACCATTTTATGCCAATTCATGATTTCTCAGAAAATGTAGATAGCCTTACTAGCTTTAAATCCATTAAGAATGGTAATGATAAAGACATCACTGCTGAACTTTCTTCTCCTGTGAAAGGACAGTCTGACGTTTTACTTTCTACCACCagcaaagaaataatttcatctaAAACTTTAGATACTTCCATTGATGGCATAGAAAGTCCAGGAGATTTAAATACTATAGTGAAGCAGAGACAGAATGTTGGAACACCTGAAAGTTTCTCTCCAGGAGATTTTAGAACTGATATGAATGTTGTTCATCAAAACAAGCAGTTAGAGAGCTGCAATGGTGAAAAGCCTCCATGTCTGGAGATTCTAACAAACGGGTTTGCAGTATTGGAAACTGTAAATCCTCAGGGAACAGATGATCTGGACACCGAAGCCGATTCAAAAGGACGAAAGCCTCTTAGCACTCATAGTACTGACTATAACTTAGACTGTGCACCTAGTCCTGCTGAGGAATTTGCAGATTTTGCTacattttccaaaaaggaaaggaTACAACTAGAAGATACAGGATGTGCAGTTTTAAATGATAGAGAAGCATTAACCattcaggaaaataataaaattaatagagtCAGTGAACTGAGTTCTGTAAAAGCACTGTCTTTGGGTAGAAGCTTTGACGATAAAGGAGACATTGATGGAGAGGATCAGGTTTGTGTTTCAGAAATAAGCATAATGAGTACCAGAGGTTTCAGTACTGAAAAACAAGGCCTTCCAACATTGCAAcaggatgaatttttaaaatcagttcaaTCAAAGCCTTGGAGTTTGGCAGACTCAGCTGATAATTCAGAAGCCAGTATGAGAGAATGTAAAACTGAGGAAAAACTTGATTTGTTTACTTCTAAGTGTGCTGACCTATGCATGGATTCTATTAAAACTTCTGATGCTGATGATGAAGTTGGttcttccaaagaagaaagtaaaaagtttACCGATTCCCAAAGCCCCAGCATTGATCCTACAGAAGAAAATGTTCTGGATGATTCTTTAAGTGTAAAAAATGGTGACAGTAGTAATGACTTTGTGACTTGCAATGATACTAACGAGGATGATTTTGGTGACTTCGGCACAGCCAGTGGCACAACTCCACCTTTTGTTACTGGTACCCAAGATTCAATGAGCGATATCACTTTCGAAGAGTCCTCAGAGCACTTTCCACATTTTAGTGAACCAGGTGATGACTTTGGAGAATTTGGGGATACAAATGCTGTTTCTTGCCAAGATGAAATTCTATTTACTGAGTCCGACCTAAAACAGACTTCTGATAGTTTATCAGAGGAATGTAAGTTGGTGGGAAAGTCTTCTGGGACAGGCACTGATACTGTTTCAAAACTGGAAATTGAGCAAGAAGGTGAATTTGGAGATTTTGATTCTGTGCCAAATATTCGAGAGGACCGCAGTGCTTTTCAAGACTCTGATGATTTTGCGGACTTCAGTTCAGCTGGGCCTAGCCAAGTTGTAGA is from Panthera uncia isolate 11264 chromosome A3 unlocalized genomic scaffold, Puncia_PCG_1.0 HiC_scaffold_11, whole genome shotgun sequence and encodes:
- the AFTPH gene encoding aftiphilin isoform X1, which encodes MEPDIIRMYSSSPPPLDNGAEDDDDDEFGEFGGFSEVSPSGVGFVDFDTPDYTRPKEEFVPSNHFMPIHDFSENVDSLTSFKSIKNGNDKDITAELSSPVKGQSDVLLSTTSKEIISSKTLDTSIDGIESPGDLNTIVKQRQNVGTPESFSPGDFRTDMNVVHQNKQLESCNGEKPPCLEILTNGFAVLETVNPQGTDDLDTEADSKGRKPLSTHSTDYNLDCAPSPAEEFADFATFSKKERIQLEDTGCAVLNDREALTIQENNKINRVSELSSVKALSLGRSFDDKGDIDGEDQVCVSEISIMSTRGFSTEKQGLPTLQQDEFLKSVQSKPWSLADSADNSEASMRECKTEEKLDLFTSKCADLCMDSIKTSDADDEVGSSKEESKKFTDSQSPSIDPTEENVLDDSLSVKNGDSSNDFVTCNDTNEDDFGDFGTASGTTPPFVTGTQDSMSDITFEESSEHFPHFSEPGDDFGEFGDTNAVSCQDEILFTESDLKQTSDSLSEECKLVGKSSGTGTDTVSKLEIEQEGEFGDFDSVPNIREDRSAFQDSDDFADFSSAGPSQVVDWNAFEDGQKDSCSWATFGDQQAAESHHRKEAWQSHRTDEKIDTPGTPKMHNVPLATSKGAVAGGHLQETATSVQTALLNRLERIFEACFPSIFIPDTEEEVTSLKHLLETSTFPIKTREALAESGELLDVWTELQDIHDAHGLRYQWGGSHSNKKLLCSLGIDTRNILFTGNKKQPVIVPMYAAGLGMLEPTKEPLKPLSAAEKIASIGQTNTMSPEMNTCTSDQFQESLPPVQFDWSSSGLTNPLDASGGSTLLNLDFFGPVDDSSSSSSTTIPGVDPELYELTTSKLEISTSSLRVTDAFARLMSTVEKTSTSTRKPKREEHLSEEAIKVIASLPDLTFMHAKVLMFPATLTPSTRSQEKAD
- the AFTPH gene encoding aftiphilin isoform X3 gives rise to the protein MEPDIIRMYSSSPPPLDNGAEDDDDDEFGEFGGFSEVSPSGVGFVDFDTPDYTRPKEEFVPSNHFMPIHDFSENVDSLTSFKSIKNGNDKDITAELSSPVKGQSDVLLSTTSKEIISSKTLDTSIDGIESPGDLNTIVKQRQNVGTPESFSPGDFRTDMNVVHQNKQLESCNGEKPPCLEILTNGFAVLETVNPQGTDDLDTEADSKGRKPLSTHSTDYNLDCAPSPAEEFADFATFSKKERIQLEDTGCAVLNDREALTIQENNKINRVSELSSVKALSLGRSFDDKGDIDGEDQVCVSEISIMSTRGFSTEKQGLPTLQQDEFLKSVQSKPWSLADSADNSEASMRECKTEEKLDLFTSKCADLCMDSIKTSDADDEVGSSKEESKKFTDSQSPSIDPTEENVLDDSLSVKNGDSSNDFVTCNDTNEDDFGDFGTASGTTPPFVTGTQDSMSDITFEESSEHFPHFSEPGDDFGEFGDTNAVSCQDEILFTESDLKQTSDSLSEECKLVGKSSGTGTDTVSKLEIEQEGEFGDFDSVPNIREDRSAFQDSDDFADFSSAGPSQVVDWNAFEDGQKDSCSWATFGDQQAAESHHRKEAWQSHRTDEKIDTPGTPKMHNVPLATSKGAVAGGHLQETATSVQTALLNRLERIFEACFPSIFIPDTEEEVTSLKHLLETSTFPIKTREALAESGELLDVWTELQDIHDAHGLRYQWGGSHSNKKLLCSLGIDTRNILFTGNKKQPVIVPMYAAGLGMLEPTKEPLKPLSAAEKIASIGQTNTMSPEMNTCTSDQFQESLPPVQFDWSSSGLTNPLDGTSLRRASSTRARVKKATKFRQTSLC
- the AFTPH gene encoding aftiphilin isoform X2 translates to MEPDIIRMYSSSPPPLDNGAEDDDDDEFGEFGGFSEVSPSGVGFVDFDTPDYTRPKEEFVPSNHFMPIHDFSENVDSLTSFKSIKNGNDKDITAELSSPVKGQSDVLLSTTSKEIISSKTLDTSIDGIESPGDLNTIVKQRQNVGTPESFSPGDFRTDMNVVHQNKQLESCNGEKPPCLEILTNGFAVLETVNPQGTDDLDTEADSKGRKPLSTHSTDYNLDCAPSPAEEFADFATFSKKERIQLEDTGCAVLNDREALTIQENNKINRVSELSSVKALSLGRSFDDKGDIDGEDQVCVSEISIMSTRGFSTEKQGLPTLQQDEFLKSVQSKPWSLADSADNSEASMRECKTEEKLDLFTSKCADLCMDSIKTSDADDEVGSSKEESKKFTDSQSPSIDPTEENVLDDSLSVKNGDSSNDFVTCNDTNEDDFGDFGTASGTTPPFVTGTQDSMSDITFEESSEHFPHFSEPGDDFGEFGDTNAVSCQDEILFTESDLKQTSDSLSEECKLVGKSSGTGTDTVSKLEIEQEGEFGDFDSVPNIREDRSAFQDSDDFADFSSAGPSQVVDWNAFEDGQKDSCSWATFGDQQAAESHHRKEAWQSHRTDEKIDTPGTPKMHNVPLATSKGAVAGGHLQETATSVQTALLNRLERIFEACFPSIFIPDTEEEVTSLKHLLETSTFPIKTREALAESGELLDVWTELQDIHDAHGLRYQWGGSHSNKKLLCSLGIDTRNILFTGNKKQPVIVPMYAAGLGMLEPTKEPLKPLSAAEKIASIGQTNTMSPEMNTCTSDQFQESLPPVQFDWSSSGLTNPLDGVDPELYELTTSKLEISTSSLRVTDAFARLMSTVEKTSTSTRKPKREEHLSEEAIKVIASLPDLTFMHAKVLMFPATLTPSTRSQEKAD
- the AFTPH gene encoding aftiphilin isoform X4 — protein: MEPDIIRMYSSSPPPLDNGAEDDDDDEFGEFGGFSEVSPSGVGFVDFDTPDYTRPKEEFVPSNHFMPIHDFSENVDSLTSFKSIKNGNDKDITAELSSPVKGQSDVLLSTTSKEIISSKTLDTSIDGIESPGDLNTIVKQRQNVGTPESFSPGDFRTDMNVVHQNKQLESCNGEKPPCLEILTNGFAVLETVNPQGTDDLDTEADSKGRKPLSTHSTDYNLDCAPSPAEEFADFATFSKKERIQLEDTGCAVLNDREALTIQENNKINRVSELSSVKALSLGRSFDDKGDIDGEDQVCVSEISIMSTRGFSTEKQGLPTLQQDEFLKSVQSKPWSLADSADNSEASMRECKTEEKLDLFTSKCADLCMDSIKTSDADDEVGSSKEESKKFTDSQSPSIDPTEENVLDDSLSVKNGDSSNDFVTCNDTNEDDFGDFGTASGTTPPFVTGTQDSMSDITFEESSEHFPHFSEPGDDFGEFGDTNAVSCQDEILFTESDLKQTSDSLSEECKLVGKSSGTGTDTVSKLEIEQEGEFGDFDSVPNIREDRSAFQDSDDFADFSSAGPSQVVDWNAFEDGQKDSCSWATFGDQQAAESHHRKEAWQSHRTDEKIDTPGTPKMHNVPLATSKGAVAGGHLQETATSVQTALLNRLERIFEACFPSIFIPDTEEEVTSLKHLLETSTFPIKTREALAESGELLDVWTELQDIHDAHGLRYQWGGSHSNKKLLCSLGIDTRNILFTGNKKQPVIVPMYAAGLGMLEPTKEPLKPLSAAEKIASIGQTNTMSPEMNTCTSDQFQVWIQSCMS